A genome region from Streptomyces sp. S4.7 includes the following:
- a CDS encoding ribonucleoside-diphosphate reductase subunit alpha — protein sequence MTIAPADPASAISERVGETAVGAGGPADGPGTGLLRLLTDLTADLADTDPGRVAAAALRGRSAASDEAELRELATEAAAGLISEDPAYSRLAARLLTRTIADEAAGQGAVSFSSSVAVGHAEGLIADRTAAFVTRHAPRLDALIDPAADDRFGYFGLRTLFSRYLLRHPITRDVIETPQYFMLRVASGLAKDDSPAAMDEVAALYGLMSRLDYLPSSPTLFNSGTRHPQMSSCYLLDSPLDELDSIYDRYHQVARLSKHAGGIGLSYSRIRARGSLIRGTNGHSNGIVPFLRTLDSSVAAVNQGGRRKGAACVYLETWHADIEEFLELRDNTGEEARRTHNLNLAHWIPDEFMRRVDADGDWSLFSPADVPELVDLWGDDFDAAYRAAEAAGKARRTIPARELYGRMMRTLAQTGNGWMTFKDASNRTANQTAEPGAVVHSSNLCTEILEVTDDGETAVCNLGSVNIGAFVTESGELDWERLDDSVRTAVTFLDRVVDINFYPTEQAGRSNAKWRPVGLGVMGLQDVFFKKRLPFDSAEAAALSTRIAERIMLAAYEASCDLAEREGPLPAWSRTRAARGVLHPDHYDVTLNWPERWEALRARVAKTGMRNSLLLAIAPTATIASIAGVYECIEPQVSNLFKRETLSGEFLQVNAYLVAELKKLGVWDAQSREALRESNGSVAGFGWIPAEVRELYRTAWEIPQRGLIDMAAARTPFLDQSQSLNLFLETPTIGKLSSMYAYAWKKGLKTTYYLRSRPATRIARAAKSQPVTAAVPAPAQMAPDADAIACSLENPESCEACQ from the coding sequence GTGACCATCGCGCCAGCCGATCCGGCTTCAGCGATCTCCGAGCGGGTAGGGGAGACGGCCGTAGGGGCCGGCGGACCGGCCGACGGACCAGGGACGGGCCTACTGCGGCTCCTCACCGACCTCACCGCCGACCTCGCCGACACCGACCCGGGCAGGGTCGCCGCCGCCGCGCTCCGTGGCCGCAGCGCCGCCTCGGACGAGGCCGAACTGCGCGAACTCGCCACCGAGGCCGCCGCCGGACTCATCTCCGAGGACCCCGCGTACTCCCGTCTCGCCGCCCGGCTGCTCACCCGCACCATCGCGGACGAGGCCGCCGGCCAGGGCGCCGTCTCGTTCTCCTCCTCGGTCGCCGTGGGCCACGCGGAGGGCCTGATCGCCGACCGTACGGCCGCGTTCGTCACCCGCCACGCCCCCCGCCTCGACGCGCTGATCGACCCCGCCGCCGACGACCGCTTCGGCTACTTCGGTCTGCGCACCCTCTTCAGCCGCTATCTGCTCCGGCACCCGATCACCCGCGATGTCATCGAGACGCCGCAGTACTTCATGCTGCGCGTCGCGTCCGGGCTGGCCAAGGACGACTCCCCGGCCGCCATGGACGAAGTCGCCGCGCTGTACGGCCTGATGAGCCGGCTCGACTACCTCCCCTCCTCCCCCACGCTCTTCAACTCCGGCACCCGGCACCCCCAGATGTCGTCCTGCTATCTGCTGGACTCCCCGCTGGACGAGCTGGACTCCATCTACGACCGCTACCACCAGGTGGCCCGCCTCTCGAAGCACGCGGGCGGCATCGGCCTCTCGTACTCCCGCATCCGCGCCCGCGGTTCGCTGATCCGCGGCACGAACGGGCACTCCAACGGCATCGTGCCGTTCCTGCGGACGCTCGACTCCTCCGTCGCCGCGGTCAACCAGGGCGGCCGGCGCAAGGGCGCGGCCTGCGTCTACCTGGAGACGTGGCACGCGGACATCGAGGAGTTCCTGGAGCTGCGCGACAACACCGGCGAGGAGGCGCGCCGTACGCACAATCTGAACCTCGCGCACTGGATCCCCGACGAGTTCATGCGCCGGGTCGACGCGGACGGCGACTGGTCGTTGTTCTCCCCCGCCGACGTGCCCGAGCTGGTCGACCTGTGGGGCGACGACTTCGACGCGGCGTACCGGGCGGCCGAGGCGGCCGGCAAGGCCCGCAGGACCATCCCGGCGCGTGAGCTGTACGGCCGCATGATGCGTACGCTGGCGCAGACCGGCAACGGCTGGATGACCTTCAAGGACGCGTCGAACCGTACGGCGAACCAGACCGCCGAGCCCGGCGCCGTCGTGCACTCCTCGAACCTCTGCACCGAGATCCTGGAGGTCACCGACGACGGCGAGACGGCCGTCTGCAACCTCGGCTCGGTCAACATCGGCGCGTTCGTGACCGAGAGCGGCGAGCTGGACTGGGAGCGGCTGGACGACAGCGTCCGTACCGCCGTGACCTTCCTCGACCGGGTCGTGGACATCAACTTCTACCCGACCGAGCAGGCCGGCCGCTCCAACGCCAAGTGGCGCCCGGTGGGCCTGGGTGTGATGGGCCTCCAGGACGTCTTCTTCAAGAAGCGGCTGCCGTTCGACTCCGCCGAGGCCGCGGCGCTCTCCACCCGTATCGCCGAGCGGATCATGCTCGCCGCCTACGAGGCGTCCTGTGACCTCGCCGAGCGCGAGGGCCCGCTGCCGGCCTGGTCGAGGACCCGCGCCGCGCGCGGCGTGCTGCACCCGGACCACTACGACGTCACGCTCAACTGGCCCGAGCGGTGGGAAGCCCTGCGGGCGCGCGTCGCGAAGACCGGTATGCGCAACTCGCTGCTGCTCGCCATCGCGCCGACGGCCACCATCGCCTCGATCGCGGGCGTCTACGAGTGCATCGAGCCGCAGGTCTCCAACCTCTTCAAGCGCGAGACGCTGTCGGGCGAGTTCCTCCAGGTCAACGCCTACCTGGTGGCCGAACTGAAGAAGCTCGGCGTGTGGGACGCCCAGTCCCGTGAGGCGCTGCGCGAGTCCAACGGCTCGGTGGCGGGCTTCGGCTGGATCCCGGCCGAGGTGCGCGAGCTGTACCGCACGGCGTGGGAGATCCCGCAGCGCGGCCTGATCGACATGGCGGCGGCGCGTACGCCGTTCCTCGACCAGAGCCAGTCGCTGAACCTGTTCCTGGAGACGCCGACCATCGGGAAGCTCAGCTCGATGTACGCGTACGCCTGGAAGAAGGGCCTCAAGACCACGTACTACCTGCGGTCGCGCCCGGCGACGCGGATCGCCCGTGCCGCGAAGTCGCAGCCGGTCACCGCCGCCGTGCCCGCACCCGCACAGATGGCGCCGGACGCCGACGCCATCGCCTGCTCCCTGGAAAACCCCGAGTCCTGCGAGGCCTGCCAGTGA
- a CDS encoding Uma2 family endonuclease, whose translation MTVTTDRVHVYADEFDEVSRILARTTERVRLELIDGKLRSKAVPDGDHGRIIQWLLRICMQSRPELFLHPDQGLKVQAYRHGRARPDASLASNDAFVGQGEWADPGPVLMAVEVTSYDSDTDARDRVEKPRAYAETGIPVYLLIDRDTCEVTVYSEPDGVRYESARTVPFGKTVVLPGPVDIALETEQLKDWVH comes from the coding sequence ATGACCGTGACCACCGACCGAGTTCACGTCTATGCCGATGAGTTCGATGAGGTCTCCCGGATACTGGCCCGCACGACCGAGCGCGTGCGTCTGGAACTGATCGACGGGAAGCTCAGGAGCAAAGCAGTGCCGGACGGGGATCACGGGCGCATCATCCAATGGCTGCTCCGCATCTGTATGCAGTCGCGGCCGGAGCTGTTCCTGCATCCGGACCAAGGGCTGAAGGTGCAGGCCTACCGCCACGGTCGGGCCAGGCCGGATGCCTCGCTGGCGTCCAATGACGCGTTCGTCGGCCAAGGCGAGTGGGCCGACCCCGGCCCCGTCCTGATGGCCGTCGAGGTCACGTCGTACGACTCCGACACCGACGCGCGCGACCGGGTGGAGAAGCCCCGCGCCTACGCGGAGACCGGCATCCCCGTCTATCTGCTGATCGACCGGGACACCTGCGAGGTGACGGTCTACAGCGAGCCGGACGGCGTGCGGTACGAAAGCGCCCGCACCGTGCCGTTCGGCAAGACAGTGGTCCTGCCCGGTCCGGTGGACATCGCACTGGAGACCGAGCAGCTCAAGGACTGGGTGCACTGA
- a CDS encoding YbdD/YjiX family protein — protein sequence MTSAAKVRHAVGRIRWYVRELTGESAYDHYVAHTRACDPTAQPLTRRAFERERMDAREADPREGFRCC from the coding sequence ATGACCTCCGCGGCGAAGGTGCGCCACGCGGTGGGCCGGATCCGCTGGTACGTACGGGAGTTGACGGGCGAGTCGGCGTACGACCACTACGTGGCCCACACCCGCGCCTGCGACCCGACGGCGCAGCCCTTGACGCGCCGCGCCTTCGAACGCGAGCGGATGGACGCGCGCGAGGCGGACCCGAGGGAAGGGTTCCGCTGCTGCTGA
- a CDS encoding carbon starvation CstA family protein — protein MPEPAQPSSAPKSSGRLTPKSIVIWALVALVGAVGWGVLALSRGEEISAAWMLAAALGSYAIAYRFYSRFIARRVLKVDRTRATPAERLDNGVDFHPTDRRVLFGHHFAAVAGAGPLVGPVLAAQMGYLPGTIWIVAGVIFAGAVQDMVTLFFSTRRDGRSLGQIARDEIGPFGGAAALIAVFLIMIILLAVLALVIVNALADSPWGVFSIAMTIPIALFMGVYLRVMRPGKVSEVSLVGVTLLLLAIVAGGWVAESSLADTFTLEAGTLVIWMIVYGFLASVLPVWMLLAPRDYLSTFMKVGTIALLAIGVVVAMPTMKMDAVTEFASRGDGPVFAGSMFPFVFITIACGALSGFHSLISSGTTPKMVQKETQIRMIGYGAMLTESFVAIMAMITACIIDPGLYFAVNSPAGVIGGTVESASQAVANLGFTISPDQLAQAAKDVEESSLLSRTGGAPTFALGMADIFSSVIGGAGMKAFWYHFAIMFEALFILTTVDAGTRVGRFMLQDMLGNVYKPMRQVSWKPGVWFASAVVVGAWGYFLWVGVHDPLGGINQLFPLFGIANQLLAAVALAVCTTLLVKSGRLKWAWVTAVPLAWDAAVTLTASWQKIFSDDPKVGFFKQREVYQTGIDNGEVLPPAKTMDDMHTVVTNSTVDGVLCALFAILIIVVIADAGRVCYKAIRHPESVKLSETPYVKSELVAPAGMFATKEEKAELAAAETKASAGAGAGTGSS, from the coding sequence ATGCCAGAGCCGGCACAGCCAAGTTCCGCACCGAAATCCTCCGGGCGTCTCACGCCGAAGTCGATCGTCATATGGGCGCTCGTCGCTCTGGTGGGCGCGGTCGGCTGGGGTGTCCTCGCGCTGTCGCGCGGTGAGGAGATCTCCGCGGCCTGGATGCTGGCCGCGGCACTCGGTTCATACGCGATCGCCTACCGCTTCTACTCCAGATTCATCGCCCGGCGGGTCCTGAAGGTCGACAGGACACGTGCCACGCCCGCCGAACGGCTCGACAACGGGGTCGACTTCCACCCCACCGACCGTCGCGTGCTCTTCGGCCACCACTTCGCGGCCGTCGCGGGCGCGGGACCGCTCGTCGGACCGGTGCTGGCCGCGCAGATGGGCTATCTGCCGGGCACCATCTGGATCGTCGCGGGTGTCATCTTCGCGGGCGCGGTCCAGGACATGGTCACGCTGTTCTTCTCCACGCGCCGCGACGGCCGTTCGCTCGGCCAGATCGCCCGTGACGAGATAGGCCCGTTCGGCGGCGCCGCCGCGCTCATCGCGGTCTTCCTCATCATGATCATCCTGCTGGCGGTGCTGGCGCTGGTCATCGTCAACGCGCTCGCCGACTCGCCGTGGGGCGTCTTCTCCATCGCGATGACCATCCCGATCGCGCTCTTCATGGGCGTGTATCTGCGGGTGATGCGGCCGGGCAAGGTCAGTGAGGTCTCGCTCGTCGGTGTGACGCTGCTGCTGCTCGCGATCGTGGCCGGCGGCTGGGTCGCCGAGTCCTCGCTCGCCGACACCTTCACGCTGGAGGCCGGCACGCTCGTCATCTGGATGATCGTGTACGGCTTCCTGGCGTCCGTACTGCCGGTCTGGATGCTGCTGGCGCCGCGCGACTACCTGTCGACCTTCATGAAGGTCGGCACGATCGCGCTGCTGGCGATCGGTGTGGTCGTCGCCATGCCGACGATGAAGATGGACGCGGTCACCGAGTTCGCGAGCCGCGGTGACGGTCCGGTCTTCGCCGGATCGATGTTCCCGTTCGTCTTCATCACCATCGCGTGCGGCGCGCTGTCCGGTTTCCACTCACTCATCTCCTCGGGCACCACGCCGAAGATGGTGCAGAAGGAGACCCAGATCCGGATGATCGGGTACGGCGCGATGCTCACCGAGTCGTTCGTCGCCATCATGGCGATGATCACGGCGTGCATCATCGACCCGGGTCTCTACTTCGCGGTCAACTCCCCCGCCGGAGTCATCGGCGGCACGGTCGAATCCGCCTCCCAGGCGGTCGCCAACCTCGGCTTCACGATCTCGCCCGACCAGCTCGCCCAGGCGGCGAAGGACGTCGAGGAGTCGAGCCTGCTGTCCCGCACCGGCGGCGCGCCGACCTTCGCGCTCGGAATGGCGGACATCTTCTCGTCCGTCATCGGCGGCGCGGGGATGAAGGCGTTCTGGTACCACTTCGCGATCATGTTCGAGGCGCTGTTCATCCTGACGACGGTGGACGCCGGGACGCGCGTCGGGCGCTTCATGCTCCAGGACATGCTCGGCAACGTGTACAAGCCGATGCGCCAGGTCAGCTGGAAGCCGGGCGTCTGGTTCGCCAGCGCCGTGGTCGTCGGCGCGTGGGGCTACTTCCTCTGGGTCGGCGTGCACGACCCGCTCGGTGGCATCAACCAGCTCTTCCCGCTGTTCGGCATCGCGAACCAGCTCCTGGCGGCGGTGGCGCTCGCCGTGTGCACGACGCTGCTGGTGAAGTCCGGACGGCTCAAATGGGCCTGGGTGACGGCGGTTCCGCTGGCCTGGGACGCGGCGGTCACGCTCACCGCGAGCTGGCAGAAGATCTTCTCCGACGACCCGAAGGTCGGCTTCTTCAAGCAGCGCGAGGTCTACCAGACGGGCATCGACAACGGCGAGGTGCTCCCGCCGGCGAAGACGATGGACGACATGCACACGGTCGTCACCAACTCGACGGTGGACGGCGTGCTCTGCGCGCTCTTCGCTATCCTGATCATCGTGGTCATCGCGGACGCCGGACGGGTCTGCTACAAGGCGATCCGCCACCCGGAGAGCGTGAAGCTCTCGGAGACGCCGTACGTGAAGTCGGAACTGGTCGCACCCGCGGGCATGTTCGCGACGAAGGAGGAGAAGGCGGAACTGGCGGCGGCGGAGACGAAGGCGTCCGCCGGGGCGGGTGCCGGGACGGGTTCGTCATGA
- a CDS encoding GntR family transcriptional regulator, whose translation MATDGGGTETENGAATRTARVPKYYRLKRHLLDMTETLPPGTPVPPERTLAAEFDTSRTTVRQALQELVVEGRLERIQGKGTFVAKPKVSQALQLTSYTEDMRAQGLEPTSQLLDIGYVTADDTLAGLLDITAGGRVLRIERLRLASGEPMAIETTHLSAKRFPALRRSLVKYTSLYTALAEVYGVHLAEAEETIETSLATPREAGLLGTDVGLPMLMLSRHSIDTAGEPVEWVRSVYRGDRYKFVARLRRPTD comes from the coding sequence ATGGCCACGGACGGGGGCGGCACCGAGACCGAGAACGGGGCGGCGACCCGTACCGCACGCGTGCCCAAGTACTACCGGCTGAAGCGGCATTTGCTCGACATGACGGAGACGCTGCCACCGGGCACGCCCGTACCGCCGGAGCGCACCCTGGCGGCCGAGTTCGACACCTCGCGCACCACCGTGCGCCAGGCGCTCCAGGAACTGGTCGTCGAGGGCCGGCTGGAGCGCATCCAGGGCAAGGGCACGTTCGTGGCCAAGCCCAAGGTGTCACAGGCGCTCCAGCTCACCTCGTACACCGAGGACATGCGCGCGCAGGGCCTGGAGCCGACCTCGCAACTGCTGGACATCGGCTACGTCACCGCCGACGACACGCTGGCCGGACTGCTCGACATCACCGCCGGCGGCCGCGTGCTGCGCATCGAACGGCTGCGGCTGGCGAGCGGCGAGCCGATGGCCATCGAGACCACACACCTTTCGGCCAAACGCTTTCCCGCGCTGCGCCGTTCACTCGTCAAGTACACCTCCCTCTACACGGCGCTGGCCGAGGTGTACGGCGTGCACCTGGCGGAGGCCGAGGAGACGATCGAGACGTCGCTGGCGACGCCGCGCGAGGCGGGGCTCCTGGGGACCGATGTGGGCCTGCCGATGCTGATGCTCTCGCGGCACTCGATCGACACCGCCGGGGAGCCCGTGGAGTGGGTCCGCTCGGTGTACCGGGGCGACCGGTACAAGTTCGTGGCGCGGCTGCGCAGACCGACGGACTGA
- a CDS encoding sugar ABC transporter substrate-binding protein, with protein MKRKLIAAIGVAGMMFSVAACGSDDSGSARDPKDRKDTVTVWLMVDAQSTWPELVKDVNAQFKEKYPNVKVNVQYQQWADKAKKLDTALGGDKFPDVVELGNTETMQYILNGAVAEVDPKKYDNSDTWIQGLKDTCTFEGKQYCVPYYAGARVAIYNTDMLKKSAGLDTLPETEDEMLAAMDKIATANSKKDKRSSSLYLPGRYWYAAMSYVAAYDGAIATYDEGAKEWKASLSTPEAQKGIQHFIDLVKKYNKADQTKDEQDHANVMANEKAALIYGNGWESGSVIDGKNNGNPKLEGKILTAGMPGPNGKALPSFIGGSDLAITEKSKVQDLAEDWVSMFTSEKSMEVLAGKNILPNNEKQLEPLKAKPETAPIANAVPDAWFTPIAPGWTSIEKEEVLENLLLSILKGDSVADATKEADAKINELINEES; from the coding sequence GTGAAGCGCAAGCTCATCGCGGCGATCGGCGTCGCGGGCATGATGTTCTCGGTCGCGGCGTGTGGATCGGACGACAGCGGTTCGGCGAGGGATCCGAAGGACCGTAAGGACACAGTCACCGTCTGGCTGATGGTGGACGCGCAGAGCACCTGGCCGGAACTGGTCAAGGATGTCAACGCGCAGTTCAAGGAGAAGTACCCGAACGTCAAGGTCAATGTCCAGTACCAGCAGTGGGCGGACAAGGCCAAGAAGCTCGACACCGCCCTCGGTGGCGACAAGTTCCCGGACGTCGTCGAGCTCGGCAACACCGAGACGATGCAGTACATCCTCAACGGCGCGGTGGCCGAGGTCGATCCCAAGAAGTACGACAACTCGGACACCTGGATCCAGGGACTGAAGGACACCTGCACCTTCGAGGGCAAGCAGTACTGCGTGCCCTACTACGCCGGTGCGCGCGTGGCCATCTACAACACGGACATGCTCAAGAAGAGCGCCGGCCTCGACACGCTGCCGGAGACCGAGGACGAGATGCTCGCGGCGATGGACAAGATCGCCACGGCGAACAGCAAGAAGGACAAGCGCTCCTCCAGCCTTTACCTGCCGGGCCGTTACTGGTACGCCGCCATGTCCTACGTCGCCGCGTACGACGGCGCGATCGCGACGTACGACGAGGGTGCGAAGGAGTGGAAGGCCTCGCTCTCCACCCCCGAGGCGCAGAAGGGCATCCAGCACTTCATCGACCTGGTCAAGAAGTACAACAAGGCCGACCAGACGAAGGACGAGCAGGACCACGCCAACGTGATGGCCAACGAGAAGGCGGCCCTCATCTACGGCAACGGCTGGGAGTCGGGCTCCGTCATCGACGGCAAGAACAACGGCAACCCGAAGCTGGAGGGCAAGATCCTCACCGCCGGAATGCCCGGCCCGAACGGCAAGGCGCTGCCCTCCTTCATCGGCGGCTCCGACCTGGCGATCACAGAGAAGTCCAAGGTCCAGGACCTGGCCGAGGACTGGGTCTCGATGTTCACCAGCGAGAAGTCCATGGAGGTTCTCGCCGGCAAGAACATCCTCCCGAACAACGAGAAGCAGCTGGAGCCGCTGAAGGCGAAGCCGGAGACCGCTCCGATCGCCAACGCCGTACCCGACGCGTGGTTCACCCCGATCGCGCCCGGCTGGACCTCCATCGAGAAGGAGGAGGTCCTGGAGAACTTGCTCCTGTCGATCCTCAAGGGTGACTCCGTGGCCGACGCCACGAAGGAAGCCGACGCGAAGATCAACGAACTGATCAACGAAGAGTCCTGA
- a CDS encoding sugar ABC transporter permease — MTAADTQEAAGPPAPPVPRDPKGTDGRPTPGNGTAGTTGKRRRKKGELLPFLLILPAIVAIAAVYAFPLTKTVIMSFQDMGRRELWTGESPPWVGFEQFTNILGDSEFWSVTGRTVLFMAVCVGLTMAIGLLVAMMMTRLSTWVRLTLTAALIAAWSMPLMVAASIFRWLSDSDYGLLNTLIAKVVGEEFLGHNWFLDPWQGFAIITLLVVWGAVPFVVITLYAALTQVPRELEEAAALDGANVRGIFHYVTWPVIRPVFVMVTTLSVIWDFNVFGQIWLLRGNKPEPEYETLGLYSFSKAFESTSFSQGTAIALITVLLLSGVAVFYLRQLMKTGEVE; from the coding sequence GTGACTGCTGCCGACACGCAGGAGGCCGCCGGACCACCGGCGCCCCCGGTACCGCGTGACCCGAAAGGGACAGACGGCCGGCCCACCCCCGGGAACGGGACGGCCGGGACGACCGGGAAGAGACGCCGCAAGAAGGGCGAACTCCTCCCGTTCCTGCTGATCCTCCCGGCGATCGTCGCCATCGCCGCCGTCTACGCCTTCCCGCTCACCAAGACCGTGATCATGTCCTTCCAGGACATGGGCCGGCGTGAGCTGTGGACGGGGGAATCGCCCCCCTGGGTCGGCTTCGAGCAGTTCACCAACATCCTCGGTGACAGCGAATTCTGGTCCGTCACCGGCCGCACCGTCCTGTTCATGGCCGTCTGTGTCGGCCTCACCATGGCCATCGGCCTGCTGGTCGCCATGATGATGACCCGGCTGTCCACCTGGGTGCGCCTGACCCTGACGGCGGCGCTGATCGCCGCCTGGTCGATGCCCCTGATGGTCGCCGCCTCGATCTTCCGCTGGCTGTCGGACTCCGACTACGGCCTGCTGAACACCCTGATAGCCAAGGTCGTCGGCGAGGAGTTCCTCGGCCACAACTGGTTCCTCGACCCCTGGCAGGGCTTCGCGATCATCACCCTGCTGGTCGTCTGGGGCGCCGTACCGTTCGTCGTGATCACCCTGTACGCGGCCCTCACCCAGGTCCCCCGGGAACTGGAGGAGGCGGCGGCCCTCGACGGCGCCAACGTCCGCGGCATCTTCCACTACGTGACCTGGCCCGTCATCCGCCCGGTCTTCGTCATGGTCACCACGCTCTCGGTGATCTGGGACTTCAACGTGTTCGGCCAGATCTGGCTGCTGCGCGGCAACAAGCCCGAACCGGAGTACGAGACCCTCGGCCTCTACTCCTTCTCCAAGGCCTTCGAGTCCACCTCCTTCAGCCAGGGCACCGCGATCGCCCTGATCACCGTCCTGCTGCTCTCCGGCGTGGCCGTGTTCTACCTGCGTCAGCTGATGAAGACAGGAGAGGTCGAATGA
- a CDS encoding carbohydrate ABC transporter permease: MSTSTSTAPAPVPATPPAVAPQKLRPDRKKSRGLYDVLGLLFAVVMAFPVYWLVISSLRPNHEIRSYDQTLWPSSLTFDNFARAVDQPNFSTAVQSSLIVSVTAVVGGMIIATLAALAIGRFRFFGRRALLMVLILVQMLPPTAMLIPIYAQLNAMGGLDEYWGLIIVYLVSTLPFAIIMIRGFVVNIPVELEESAMVDGCTRMGAFRRVIFPLLAPGLAAASIFALVNAWNEYLFAYILINDNSKYTLNVWLMTFTTERGTDYGALMASSTLIALPVVVFFMIIQKKMATGLTSGAVKG; this comes from the coding sequence ATGAGCACCTCAACCTCCACCGCGCCCGCGCCCGTTCCGGCCACGCCCCCGGCGGTCGCCCCGCAGAAGCTGCGCCCGGACCGCAAGAAGAGCCGCGGCCTCTACGACGTGCTCGGTCTGCTGTTCGCCGTCGTCATGGCGTTCCCGGTGTACTGGCTGGTCATCAGCTCACTGCGGCCCAACCACGAGATCCGCTCCTACGACCAGACGCTGTGGCCGTCGTCGCTCACCTTCGACAACTTCGCCCGCGCGGTCGACCAGCCGAACTTCTCCACCGCCGTCCAGTCCAGCCTGATCGTCTCGGTCACCGCGGTCGTCGGCGGCATGATCATCGCGACGCTGGCGGCGCTCGCCATCGGCCGGTTCCGGTTCTTCGGCCGCCGCGCGCTGCTGATGGTGCTGATCCTCGTACAGATGCTGCCGCCCACGGCGATGCTCATCCCGATCTACGCGCAGCTCAACGCGATGGGGGGCCTGGACGAGTACTGGGGCCTGATCATCGTCTACCTGGTCTCCACGCTGCCGTTCGCGATCATCATGATCCGCGGCTTCGTCGTGAACATCCCGGTGGAGCTGGAGGAGTCGGCGATGGTCGACGGCTGTACGCGGATGGGCGCCTTCCGGCGGGTGATCTTCCCGCTGCTGGCCCCCGGCCTGGCGGCGGCGTCGATCTTCGCGCTGGTCAACGCGTGGAACGAGTACCTCTTCGCGTACATCCTGATCAACGACAACTCCAAGTACACGCTCAACGTGTGGCTGATGACCTTCACCACCGAGCGGGGCACCGACTACGGGGCGCTGATGGCGTCCTCGACCCTGATCGCGCTGCCCGTGGTGGTGTTCTTCATGATCATTCAGAAGAAGATGGCGACCGGTCTGACATCCGGCGCAGTAAAGGGATAG